AAGCGAAAGAAATCTATTCTAAGGAAGTTGGGTATGAAATAAATGTAGCTTCATGTAATAATATTTTGGGACTTGCAAGTACTTCCCTAAAGCAATTCGAGTTAGCTGAAGAGTATTTTCTTTCCGCTTTAGATATTGCAACCAAACAAGATCATACACAACTTACTCATATGATTCGTCATAATATAGGACTGCTATATTCAGATCAAAATATGCCTCAACTAGCAATCAATTATCTCTCCAAGGCACTAGAAGGTAGCTGCAAAACAATGTATTTGTTAGCTAAAGAACATGAGAAACTAGGCAATGTAAATGAAGCTGCTAATTATATAGATAAAGGATTGCAAATTAGTAATGCACAAAATAATAAAGAATATTGTCATCATTTAACAATTCTAAATGCAAGATTACAGCATACAACTATAGATGAATACGAAAAGATTATTGTTGAAGGAATCCATTATCTCCAAGAAGAAAATTTATGGCACTTTGTCGAAATATATGCTGATGAATTAGCAAACAAGTATTATGATGAAGGTAACCACTCAAAAGTAAGCGAATACTTCCGTGTGGGGTACAAGGCTAAAATTGAAATGGAGAAAAGGAGTGCTTTAAAATGATGAAAAAAATACTAATTAGTACGGCAGGACTTTTGTTCTCTGGTTTAATGCTAGTAGCACCAATCACTTTAAGTAACACTCACGGCGAGGCAATGTTTGCAGTACAAAAGCAGGAAATTATACAATATACAAATACCCATGGTGAAGGAATGTAATAACTGCAGAAATCCTCCCTACAATTAATAAACTAT
This DNA window, taken from Bacillus paramycoides, encodes the following:
- a CDS encoding Rap family tetratricopeptide repeat protein, translated to MIVAKGNEKITKLMNDWYKAIRSQKLLKAKNLRSDVEKLIDEMEQDQTLLIYYSLLEFRYNLLINNTSGLVKPGEHIEGSTTDMLNYYYYLFNAIHAMKIGQYSDAKHFYHKAETLLSLIPDELEQAEFNYQYALFNYYQFQPLNTITYSNKAKEIYSKEVGYEINVASCNNILGLASTSLKQFELAEEYFLSALDIATKQDHTQLTHMIRHNIGLLYSDQNMPQLAINYLSKALEGSCKTMYLLAKEHEKLGNVNEAANYIDKGLQISNAQNNKEYCHHLTILNARLQHTTIDEYEKIIVEGIHYLQEENLWHFVEIYADELANKYYDEGNHSKVSEYFRVGYKAKIEMEKRSALK